One Budorcas taxicolor isolate Tak-1 chromosome 6, Takin1.1, whole genome shotgun sequence DNA segment encodes these proteins:
- the WFS1 gene encoding wolframin isoform X2 → MASSAPPLSPSGAQPPLPPQPQARSRLNATTSVEQELSGVLPAPGPQVGPGSDARDPATPAMPQASRARSRERMDRTGPAKGEVDTPFEEVLEKAKAGDPKAQTEVGKHYLQLAGDGDEELNNCTAVDWLTLAAKQGRREAVKLLRRCLADRRGITSENEQEVRQLSSETDLERAVRKAALVMYWKLNPKKKKQVAVAELLENVGQVNEHDGGVQPGPVPKSLQKQRRVLERLVSSESKSYIALDDFVEITKKYAKGIIPADLFLQDDDDDEVAGKSPEDLPLRLKVVKYPLHVIMELKEYLIDLASRAGVHWLSTLVPTHHINALVFFFIISNLTIDFFAFFVPLVIFYLSFVSMVICTLKVFQDSKAWESFRTLTSLLLRFEPNLDVEQAEGNFGWNHLEPYIHFLLSVFFVIVSFPIASKDCMPCSELAVVSVFFTATSYMSLSTSAEPYTRRALVTEVAAGLLSLLPTMPVDWRYLKLLGQTFFMVPVGHLVVLNVSVPCLLYVYLLYLFFRMAQLRHFKGTYCYLVPYLVCFMWCELSVVILLESTGLGLVRASVGYFLFLFALPILVFGLALMGVVQLARWFVSLELTKIAVSLVLCSVPLLVRWWTKANFSVVGMVKSLTRSSIVKLILVWLTAIVLFCWFYLYRSEGMKVYNSTLTWPQYGFLCGPRAWKETNMARTQILCSHLEGHRVTWTGRFKYVRVTEIDNSAESAVHMLPLFLGDWLRCLYGEAYPSCSPGNVSTAEEELCRLKLLAKHPCHMKRFDRYKFEITVGMPYSGANGSRGPEEDDVTKDIVLRASSEFKDVLLHLRQGSVIEFSTVLEGRLGSKWPVFELKAISCLNCMAHLAPARRHVKIEQDWRSVVHSAVKFAFDFFFFPFLSAA, encoded by the exons GGCCTGCCAAGGGAGAGGTGGACACACCCTTTGAGGAAGTCCTGGAGAAGGCCAAGGCTGGGGACCCCAAGGCACAGACGGAG GTGGGGAAGCACTACCTACAGCTGGCCGGCGATGGGGACGAAGAGCTCAACAACTGCACCGCCGTGGACTGGCTGACCCTCGCCGCCAAGCAGGGCCGGCGCGAGGCCGTCAAGCTCCTCCGCCGATGCCTGGCGGACAGAAGAG GCATCACCTCCGAGAATGAGCAGGAAGTGAGGCAGCTCTCCTCTGAGACCGACCTGGAACGGGCCGTGCGCAAGGCGGCCCTCGTCATGTACTGGAAGCTCAACCCCAAGAAGAAGAAGCAGGTGGCTGTGGCGGAGCTGCTGGAGAATGTGGGGCAGGTCAACGAGCATG ATGGCGGGGTGCAGCCCGGGCCCGTCCCCAAGTCCCTGCAGAAGCAGAGGCGGGTGCTGGAGCGCTTGGTCAGCAGCGAAT CCAAGAGCTACATAGCCCTGGATGACTTCGTGGAGATCACTAAGAAGTATGCCAAGGGCATCATCCCCGCCGACCTGTTCCTGCAGGATGATGATGACGACGAGGTGGCGGGCAAGAGTCCCGAGGACTTACCCCTGCGCCTGAAG gTGGTCAAGTACCCCTTGCATGTCATCATGGAGCTCAAGGAGTACCTGATTGACCTGGCGTCCCGGGCGGGCGTGCACTGGCTGTCCACCCTCGTGCCCACCCACCACATCAACGCCCTGGTCTTCTTCTTCATCATCAGCAACCTCACCATCGACTTCTTCGCCTTCTTCGTGCCCCTGGTCATCTTCTACCTGTCCTTCGTCTCCATGGTCATCTGCACCCTCAAGGTTTTCCAGGACAGCAAGGCCTGGGAGAGCTTCCGCACGCTCACCAGCCTGCTCCTGCGCTTCGAGCCCAACCTGGACGTGGAGCAGGCTGAGGGTAACTTCGGCTGGAACCACCTGGAGCCCTACATCCACTTCCTGCTGTCTGTCTTCTTCGTCATCGTCTCCTTCCCCATCGCCAGCAAGGACTGCATGCCCTGCTCGGAGCTGGCCGTCGTGTCGGTCTTCTTCACGGCCACCAGCTACATGAGCCTGAGCACCTCGGCCGAGCCCTACACCAGGAGGGCCCTGGTGACCGAGGTGGCGGCTGGCCTGCTCTCCCTGCTGCCCACCATGCCCGTCGACTGGCGCTACCTGAAGCTCCTGGGCCAGACCTTCTTCATGGTGCCCGTGGGCCACTTGGTCGTGCTGAACGTGAGCGTCCCCTGCCTCCTGTATGTCTACCTGCTCTATCTGTTCTTCCGCATGGCCCAGCTGAGGCACTTCAAAGGCACCTACTGCTATCTGGTCCCCTACCTGGTCTGCTTCATGTGGTGCGAGCTGTCAGTGGTCATCCTGCTCGAGTCCACCGGCCTGGGGCTGGTGCGGGCGTCCGTGGGctacttcctcttcctcttcgcTCTCCCCATCCTGGTGTTCGGCCTGGCGCTGATGGGCGTGGTGCAGCTGGCCCGCTGGTTCGTGTCCCTGGAGCTCACCAAGATCGCcgtcagcctggtgctctgcagcGTCCCCCTGCTGGTCCGCTGGTGGACCAAGGCCAACTTCTCCGTGGTGGGGATGGTCAAGTCCCTGACTCGGAGCTCCATCGTCAAGCTCATCCTGGTGTGGCTCACGGCCATCGTGCTCTTCTGCTGGTTCTACCTGTATCGCTCAGAGGGCATGAAGGTCTACAACTCCACGCTGACCTGGCCGCAGTATGGCTTCCTGTGTGGGCCACGGGCCTGGAAGGAGACCAACATGGCCCGCACCCAGATCCTGTGCAGCCACCTGGAGGGCCACCGGGTCACGTGGACCGGCCGCTTCAAGTACGTGCGGGTGACAGAGATCGACAACAGCGCCGAGTCGGCCGTCCACATGCTGCCGCTCTTCCTGGGCGACTGGCTGCGCTGCCTGTACGGCGAGGCCTACCCGTCCTGCAGCCCGGGCAACGTCTCCACGGCCGAGGAGGAGCTCTGCCGCCTCAAGCTCCTGGCCAAACACCCGTGCCACATGAAGAGGTTCGACCGCTACAAGTTCGAGATCACGGTGGGCATGCCCTACAGCGGCGCCAATGGCAGCCGCGGGCCTGAGGAGGACGACGTCACCAAGGACATCGTGCTGCGGGCCAGCAGCGAGTTCAAGGACGTGCTCCTTCACCTGCGCCAGGGCAGTGTCATCGAGTTCAGCACCGTCCTGGAGGGCCGCCTGGGCAGCAAGTGGCCCGTCTTCGAGCTCAAGGCCATCAGCTGCCTCAACTGCATGGCGCACCTCGCGCCCGCCCGGCGGCACGTGAAGATAGAGCAGGACTGGCGGAGCGTCGTGCACAGCGCCGTCAAGTTCGCCTTCGActtcttcttcttccccttcctgtCGGCGGCCTGA
- the WFS1 gene encoding wolframin isoform X1: protein MSCVSRIGRMASSAPPLSPSGAQPPLPPQPQARSRLNATTSVEQELSGVLPAPGPQVGPGSDARDPATPAMPQASRARSRERMDRTGPAKGEVDTPFEEVLEKAKAGDPKAQTEVGKHYLQLAGDGDEELNNCTAVDWLTLAAKQGRREAVKLLRRCLADRRGITSENEQEVRQLSSETDLERAVRKAALVMYWKLNPKKKKQVAVAELLENVGQVNEHDGGVQPGPVPKSLQKQRRVLERLVSSESKSYIALDDFVEITKKYAKGIIPADLFLQDDDDDEVAGKSPEDLPLRLKVVKYPLHVIMELKEYLIDLASRAGVHWLSTLVPTHHINALVFFFIISNLTIDFFAFFVPLVIFYLSFVSMVICTLKVFQDSKAWESFRTLTSLLLRFEPNLDVEQAEGNFGWNHLEPYIHFLLSVFFVIVSFPIASKDCMPCSELAVVSVFFTATSYMSLSTSAEPYTRRALVTEVAAGLLSLLPTMPVDWRYLKLLGQTFFMVPVGHLVVLNVSVPCLLYVYLLYLFFRMAQLRHFKGTYCYLVPYLVCFMWCELSVVILLESTGLGLVRASVGYFLFLFALPILVFGLALMGVVQLARWFVSLELTKIAVSLVLCSVPLLVRWWTKANFSVVGMVKSLTRSSIVKLILVWLTAIVLFCWFYLYRSEGMKVYNSTLTWPQYGFLCGPRAWKETNMARTQILCSHLEGHRVTWTGRFKYVRVTEIDNSAESAVHMLPLFLGDWLRCLYGEAYPSCSPGNVSTAEEELCRLKLLAKHPCHMKRFDRYKFEITVGMPYSGANGSRGPEEDDVTKDIVLRASSEFKDVLLHLRQGSVIEFSTVLEGRLGSKWPVFELKAISCLNCMAHLAPARRHVKIEQDWRSVVHSAVKFAFDFFFFPFLSAA, encoded by the exons GGCCTGCCAAGGGAGAGGTGGACACACCCTTTGAGGAAGTCCTGGAGAAGGCCAAGGCTGGGGACCCCAAGGCACAGACGGAG GTGGGGAAGCACTACCTACAGCTGGCCGGCGATGGGGACGAAGAGCTCAACAACTGCACCGCCGTGGACTGGCTGACCCTCGCCGCCAAGCAGGGCCGGCGCGAGGCCGTCAAGCTCCTCCGCCGATGCCTGGCGGACAGAAGAG GCATCACCTCCGAGAATGAGCAGGAAGTGAGGCAGCTCTCCTCTGAGACCGACCTGGAACGGGCCGTGCGCAAGGCGGCCCTCGTCATGTACTGGAAGCTCAACCCCAAGAAGAAGAAGCAGGTGGCTGTGGCGGAGCTGCTGGAGAATGTGGGGCAGGTCAACGAGCATG ATGGCGGGGTGCAGCCCGGGCCCGTCCCCAAGTCCCTGCAGAAGCAGAGGCGGGTGCTGGAGCGCTTGGTCAGCAGCGAAT CCAAGAGCTACATAGCCCTGGATGACTTCGTGGAGATCACTAAGAAGTATGCCAAGGGCATCATCCCCGCCGACCTGTTCCTGCAGGATGATGATGACGACGAGGTGGCGGGCAAGAGTCCCGAGGACTTACCCCTGCGCCTGAAG gTGGTCAAGTACCCCTTGCATGTCATCATGGAGCTCAAGGAGTACCTGATTGACCTGGCGTCCCGGGCGGGCGTGCACTGGCTGTCCACCCTCGTGCCCACCCACCACATCAACGCCCTGGTCTTCTTCTTCATCATCAGCAACCTCACCATCGACTTCTTCGCCTTCTTCGTGCCCCTGGTCATCTTCTACCTGTCCTTCGTCTCCATGGTCATCTGCACCCTCAAGGTTTTCCAGGACAGCAAGGCCTGGGAGAGCTTCCGCACGCTCACCAGCCTGCTCCTGCGCTTCGAGCCCAACCTGGACGTGGAGCAGGCTGAGGGTAACTTCGGCTGGAACCACCTGGAGCCCTACATCCACTTCCTGCTGTCTGTCTTCTTCGTCATCGTCTCCTTCCCCATCGCCAGCAAGGACTGCATGCCCTGCTCGGAGCTGGCCGTCGTGTCGGTCTTCTTCACGGCCACCAGCTACATGAGCCTGAGCACCTCGGCCGAGCCCTACACCAGGAGGGCCCTGGTGACCGAGGTGGCGGCTGGCCTGCTCTCCCTGCTGCCCACCATGCCCGTCGACTGGCGCTACCTGAAGCTCCTGGGCCAGACCTTCTTCATGGTGCCCGTGGGCCACTTGGTCGTGCTGAACGTGAGCGTCCCCTGCCTCCTGTATGTCTACCTGCTCTATCTGTTCTTCCGCATGGCCCAGCTGAGGCACTTCAAAGGCACCTACTGCTATCTGGTCCCCTACCTGGTCTGCTTCATGTGGTGCGAGCTGTCAGTGGTCATCCTGCTCGAGTCCACCGGCCTGGGGCTGGTGCGGGCGTCCGTGGGctacttcctcttcctcttcgcTCTCCCCATCCTGGTGTTCGGCCTGGCGCTGATGGGCGTGGTGCAGCTGGCCCGCTGGTTCGTGTCCCTGGAGCTCACCAAGATCGCcgtcagcctggtgctctgcagcGTCCCCCTGCTGGTCCGCTGGTGGACCAAGGCCAACTTCTCCGTGGTGGGGATGGTCAAGTCCCTGACTCGGAGCTCCATCGTCAAGCTCATCCTGGTGTGGCTCACGGCCATCGTGCTCTTCTGCTGGTTCTACCTGTATCGCTCAGAGGGCATGAAGGTCTACAACTCCACGCTGACCTGGCCGCAGTATGGCTTCCTGTGTGGGCCACGGGCCTGGAAGGAGACCAACATGGCCCGCACCCAGATCCTGTGCAGCCACCTGGAGGGCCACCGGGTCACGTGGACCGGCCGCTTCAAGTACGTGCGGGTGACAGAGATCGACAACAGCGCCGAGTCGGCCGTCCACATGCTGCCGCTCTTCCTGGGCGACTGGCTGCGCTGCCTGTACGGCGAGGCCTACCCGTCCTGCAGCCCGGGCAACGTCTCCACGGCCGAGGAGGAGCTCTGCCGCCTCAAGCTCCTGGCCAAACACCCGTGCCACATGAAGAGGTTCGACCGCTACAAGTTCGAGATCACGGTGGGCATGCCCTACAGCGGCGCCAATGGCAGCCGCGGGCCTGAGGAGGACGACGTCACCAAGGACATCGTGCTGCGGGCCAGCAGCGAGTTCAAGGACGTGCTCCTTCACCTGCGCCAGGGCAGTGTCATCGAGTTCAGCACCGTCCTGGAGGGCCGCCTGGGCAGCAAGTGGCCCGTCTTCGAGCTCAAGGCCATCAGCTGCCTCAACTGCATGGCGCACCTCGCGCCCGCCCGGCGGCACGTGAAGATAGAGCAGGACTGGCGGAGCGTCGTGCACAGCGCCGTCAAGTTCGCCTTCGActtcttcttcttccccttcctgtCGGCGGCCTGA